AGCGAAGCATGGCATTCTTCAATATGAATTTTCATTGATAATTGCTCACTATTAATTGATAGCTGAATTATGAAGCCCTTCCTTTCCGACGACTTTCTGCTCCAGACCGAAACGGCCCGCACGCTTTACCACCAGCACGCCGCGCCGCAGCCTATTATTGACTACCACTGCCACCTGCCGCCCGACCAGATTGCCCAAAACCGGCAGTTTGAGAATATCACCCAAATCTGGCTCTACGGCGACCACTACAAGTGGCGGGCAATGCGCGCCAACGGCGTGAACGAGCGCTACGTGACGGGCGACGCCTCGGACTGGGAGAAATTTGAGAAATGGGCCGAAACGGTGCCCTATACCGTGCGCAACCCCTTGTACCACTGGACGCACCTGGAGCTGCGCCGCTATTTTGGTATCACGGAGCTGCTGAATAAGGATAGTGCCCGGCGCATATATGACCAGTGCAATACCCTGCTCCAGACGCCCGAGTACTCGGTGCAGGGCCTGTTGCGCAGGATGAAGGTCGAAACGGTGTGCACCACCGACGACCCGGCCGACTCGCTGGAGTTTCACCAGGCGCTGGCCGGCCAGGGCTTTGGCACGCGCATGCTGCCCACCTTCCGCCCCGACAAGGCCATGACGCCTGAGGCGGCCGACTACCGTCAGTACCTGGCCAGGCTGGGCGCAGCGGCCGGCGTAGCAATCAATACCTACGCCGACCTGCAAGCTGCCCTGCGCCAGCGCCACGATTTCTTCGCAACCCTGGGCGGCCGGCTGTCCGACCACGGCCTGGAGCAAATATATGCCGCCGACTATACTGCAGAAGAAGTAGCCGCCATTTTCACCAAAGCCCGCGCCGGGCAGCCGCTCAGCGCCCCGGAGATTGAGCAGTTTAAATCGGCCATGCTGATTTTCCTGGCCGAGCTGGACTGGGAGAAAGGCTGGACGCAACAGTTTCACCTTGGCGCGCTGCGCAACAACAACACGCGGGCACTGCGCCAACTCGGGCCCGACACGGGCTGGGACTCGATTGGGGACTTTTCGCAGGGCCGCGCCCTGTCGCGCTTCCTCGACCGGCTCGACAACCAGGATAAGCTCACCAAGACGATTATCTACAACCTGAACCCGGCCGATAACGACCTGATGGCCACCATGATTGGCAACTTTCAGGATGGCTCCGTGGCCGGCAAG
The sequence above is drawn from the Hymenobacter baengnokdamensis genome and encodes:
- the uxaC gene encoding glucuronate isomerase yields the protein MKPFLSDDFLLQTETARTLYHQHAAPQPIIDYHCHLPPDQIAQNRQFENITQIWLYGDHYKWRAMRANGVNERYVTGDASDWEKFEKWAETVPYTVRNPLYHWTHLELRRYFGITELLNKDSARRIYDQCNTLLQTPEYSVQGLLRRMKVETVCTTDDPADSLEFHQALAGQGFGTRMLPTFRPDKAMTPEAADYRQYLARLGAAAGVAINTYADLQAALRQRHDFFATLGGRLSDHGLEQIYAADYTAEEVAAIFTKARAGQPLSAPEIEQFKSAMLIFLAELDWEKGWTQQFHLGALRNNNTRALRQLGPDTGWDSIGDFSQGRALSRFLDRLDNQDKLTKTIIYNLNPADNDLMATMIGNFQDGSVAGKIQFGSGWWFLDQKDGMEKQLNALSNMGLLSQFVGMLTDSRSFLSFPRHEYFRRILCNLIGRDVENGELPADELPWLGQLVENISYHNASKYFGFEKTAQPAGATELVAG